From Salarias fasciatus chromosome 5, fSalaFa1.1, whole genome shotgun sequence, a single genomic window includes:
- the LOC115388794 gene encoding calcium/calmodulin-dependent 3',5'-cyclic nucleotide phosphodiesterase 1B has protein sequence MAELVRIRKKRLQVPISRLRCMLKQLEEKDVDFEEIKKNLDFTASLLEAVYLDGTRQCLDTEDDLQQLQSDGVPSEVTDWLASTFTHRIRRPVRRSDEKPKFRSIVHAVQAGIFVERMFKKAYTAAMPDQPAAVVNCLRDVDRWSFDVFALNSASCDHVLQTLFFELVTRYELNSRFKIPISCLTEFLSALERGYCKYNNPYHSHVHAADVTQTLHCLLLRSGLVHWLTELEVMASLFAAAIHDYEHTGTTNNFHIHTKSEFALIYNDRSVQESHHLSAAFHLLQDEQMNIFTNLTREEWMELRSLVIEMVLATDMSSHLLQVKAMKSCLQQQERVDKAKALSLLLHTADISHPSKPWALHSRWTKALMEEFFRQGDREAELGLPFSPLCDRKSTLVAESQIGFIDFIVYPTFSLLTDMAEKIVIPLVEENPGPPDPCNRHSNLWKESSRGLQWSLAHITAELVSFRSTWTRHTEDNKLKWKESGSNGFSEPSVTREQTSRQDVPSEKSLQDLTANAKP, from the exons ATGGCTGAACTGGTGAGAATCCGTAAAAAAAGGCTTCAGGTACCCATCTCTAG GCTGCGGTGCATgctgaaacagctggaggagaaagacgTTGACTTTGAAGAAATCAAAAAGAATCTGGATTTCACTGCATCGTTGCTGGAGGCTGTGTATCTCGACGGAACAAG ACAGTGTCTGGACACTGAAGatgacctccagcagctccagtcgGACGGCGTGCCTTCAGAGGTCACAGACTGGCTGGCCTCCACATTCACTCACAGGATCCGGCGCCCTGTGCGACGTTCTGATGAGAAACCCAAGTTTCGCAGCATTGTCCATGCAGTGCAAGCTGGGATATTTGTGGAGAG GATGTTCAAGAAAGCCTACACGGCAGCCATGCCAGACCAACCTGCAGCGGTCGTAAACTGCCTCAGG GATGTCGACCGCTGGAGCTTTGACGTGTTCGCCCTGAACTCGGCCAGCTGCGATCACGTGCTGCAGACTTTGTTCTTTGAACTGGTGACCAGATATGAGCTCAACAGTCGCTTCAAG ATCCCCATCTCATGTCTGACTGAATTCCTATCTGCGCTGGAGAGGGGATACTGTAAATACAACAACCCGTACCACAGCCACGTCCACGCCGCCGACGTGACTCAGACTCTGCACTGCTTGCTGCTGCGCTCTGGACTCGTG CACTGGCTGACTGAGCTGGAGGTGATGGCATCCCTGTTCGCCGCGGCGATCCACGATTATGAACACACAGGAACTACAAACAACTTTCACATCCACACAAA GTCAGAGTTTGCATTGATCTACAATGACCGTTCTGTGCAAGAGAGCCATCATCTGAGCGCCGcgtttcacctgctgcaggacgaGCAAATGAACATCTTTACCAATCTGACCCGGGAGGAGTGGAT ggaGCTCCGATCGCTTGTCATAGAGATGGTTTTGGCCACCGACATGTCCTCCCATTTACTCCAAGTCAAAGCGATGAAATCCTGTCTACAACAACAAGAAAG GGTCGACAAGGCCAAAGCGCTCTCTCTCTTACTGCACACAGCTGACATTAGCCATCCGTCCAAGCCCTGGGCGCTACACTCTCGCTGGACCAAAGCTCTGATGGAGGAGTTTTTCAGGCAG GGCGATAGAGAGGCGGAGCTTGGCCTTcccttttctcctctgtgtgatCGGAAGAGCACCCTGGTAGCCGAGTCCCAGATTG GCTTTATAGATTTCATAGTCTATCCAACGTTTTCTCTGCTGACGGACATGGCAGAAAAGATTGTTATTCCTTTGGTGGAGGAGAACCCCGGTCCACCAGATCCCTGCAACagacacag TAATCTTTGGAAGGAGAGCTCGAGAGGTTTGCAGTGGAGTCTCGCTCACATCACGGCCGAGCTGGTGAGTTTTCGCTCCACGTGGACGAGACACACCGAAGACAACAAGCTGAAATGGAAGGAAAGCGGCTCCAATG GATTTTCAGAGCCCAGCGTGACAAGAGAACAGACATCCAGACAAGACGTGCCGTCAGAAAAATCCCTGCAAGACCTCACAGCCAACGCAAAACCGTAG